The following coding sequences lie in one Enterococcus sp. 9E7_DIV0242 genomic window:
- a CDS encoding chorismate mutase: protein METFKSEKQKMINGELYFAADPELSAARQHAREQMKLINNEMDKNIRKQLIEETFGTTGTGVFIEPNLKFDYGFNIHVGKNFYANFDNIFLDICPIRIGDNCMFGPNVQLYTASHPLNPGKRNSGLEFGKPITIGDNVWIGGGAVIVPGVTLGNNVVVAAGAVVTKSVPDDCVVGGNPAKIIKNINETVEQTDVLAGPREKIDALDREITSLLEQRMDAVMEIAAIKKAQGIEILDTSREQKVLEKIESYTKKADYKTVIQETYMGIMAASRAFQKEQIDKI from the coding sequence ATGGAAACTTTTAAATCTGAAAAACAAAAAATGATTAATGGAGAACTTTATTTCGCTGCTGATCCAGAGCTTTCTGCAGCACGTCAGCATGCTCGCGAACAGATGAAGCTAATCAATAATGAAATGGATAAGAACATTCGAAAACAGCTGATTGAAGAGACTTTTGGCACAACCGGAACAGGCGTGTTTATTGAACCAAATTTGAAATTTGACTATGGCTTCAACATTCATGTTGGGAAAAATTTCTATGCAAACTTTGATAATATTTTTCTTGATATCTGTCCCATCAGAATTGGTGATAACTGTATGTTTGGCCCGAATGTTCAATTGTACACAGCTTCTCATCCATTGAATCCAGGCAAAAGAAATAGCGGGCTGGAATTTGGGAAACCAATAACGATTGGGGACAATGTCTGGATTGGCGGTGGGGCAGTAATCGTTCCCGGCGTGACTTTAGGGAACAATGTGGTTGTTGCTGCGGGTGCAGTAGTAACGAAATCAGTGCCGGATGATTGTGTGGTCGGAGGAAATCCGGCTAAGATCATTAAAAATATTAATGAAACAGTAGAGCAAACGGATGTGTTAGCTGGACCGAGAGAAAAGATCGATGCACTTGACCGAGAAATCACCTCTCTTTTAGAACAACGTATGGATGCGGTGATGGAAATCGCAGCAATTAAAAAGGCGCAAGGAATAGAGATTCTTGATACTTCCAGAGAGCAGAAGGTTCTTGAAAAAATCGAATCTTATACAAAGAAAGCGGACTATAAGACCGTTATCCAAGAGACCTACATGGGAATCATGGCTGCTTCAAGAGCCTTTCAAAAGGAACAAATCGATAAAATATAA
- a CDS encoding NAD-dependent protein deacylase has translation MNTLTIETGIEWINEAQSITFLTGAGVSTASGIPDYRSLTGVYQGLEAPEYLLSRTCMLQEPEKFYGFVKKLYHPEAKPNVIHQVMADFENHKDSWVVSQNIDGLHEKAGSQKRIDFHGSLYHCYCQKCGQQVSAESYVKEDRHEQCGGQVRPDIVLYEEGFEDETISKAVQAVANAELIVIVGTSFQVHPFCDLIFYAQPTAKILVINQTPVTIQKEAFFIETDAVKLFQQVKNA, from the coding sequence ATGAATACACTTACTATAGAAACAGGTATTGAATGGATAAATGAAGCACAATCGATTACTTTTTTGACGGGTGCGGGTGTATCTACTGCATCTGGCATTCCAGATTATCGCTCATTAACAGGCGTTTATCAAGGGCTGGAAGCACCAGAGTATTTACTTAGCCGGACGTGTATGCTTCAAGAACCGGAGAAATTTTACGGATTTGTGAAAAAACTCTATCATCCAGAGGCCAAGCCGAATGTAATCCATCAGGTTATGGCTGATTTTGAAAATCATAAAGATAGTTGGGTTGTTTCTCAAAATATAGATGGTCTTCATGAAAAAGCCGGGAGCCAGAAAAGAATTGATTTTCATGGTAGCTTGTACCATTGTTATTGTCAGAAATGTGGCCAACAAGTATCTGCTGAGTCGTATGTAAAAGAGGATCGGCATGAGCAATGTGGCGGCCAAGTGCGACCGGATATTGTCTTATATGAAGAAGGCTTCGAGGATGAAACAATCTCAAAAGCAGTACAAGCAGTTGCCAATGCAGAACTAATAGTGATTGTCGGTACCAGCTTTCAAGTCCATCCGTTTTGTGATTTAATTTTTTACGCACAACCAACGGCTAAGATACTGGTGATCAACCAGACACCTGTGACCATCCAAAAAGAAGCATTTTTTATCGAGACAGATGCAGTTAAGCTATTTCAGCAAGTAAAGAATGCGTAG
- a CDS encoding sugar phosphate isomerase/epimerase family protein: protein MVKNFTISAFADEISENVEEQIRVLKETGIHHIEIRGLDGKNVSELTEEEAREYKSKFDSNGIQVSSIGSPIGKIGIKEPFDEHLNLFRHVLKLAEIFEAPYIRMFSFFIEEGEEPEQYSEEVIRRWQAFLDAAKTYENIILLHENEKDIYGDTPERCLHLLETLNSPKVKAAFDPANFVQCDVEVYPKAFDMLAEHIAYMHIKDANSVDHEVEPAGSGDGQVALVLEQLIKRGYQGFASLEPHLSVFTGFAELEKADVSGLAQESDQVKLFHVASEALKTILVDQLEQEWG from the coding sequence ATGGTGAAAAACTTTACGATTTCAGCTTTTGCGGATGAAATCAGTGAAAATGTAGAAGAACAAATACGTGTATTGAAAGAAACAGGCATCCACCATATTGAAATCAGAGGATTGGATGGAAAAAATGTCAGTGAACTGACAGAAGAGGAAGCCAGAGAATATAAGAGTAAGTTTGATAGTAATGGGATTCAAGTATCCAGTATCGGATCACCGATTGGAAAAATTGGTATTAAGGAACCCTTTGACGAGCACCTAAATTTGTTCAGGCACGTATTGAAGCTGGCAGAAATTTTTGAAGCACCGTATATTCGGATGTTTAGCTTTTTTATAGAAGAAGGTGAAGAGCCGGAACAATACAGCGAAGAAGTGATCCGACGTTGGCAGGCCTTTTTAGACGCTGCGAAGACTTATGAGAACATCATCTTGCTTCATGAAAATGAAAAGGATATTTATGGAGATACTCCTGAACGCTGCTTGCACTTATTAGAAACATTAAATTCTCCAAAGGTAAAAGCAGCTTTTGATCCGGCAAACTTTGTTCAGTGTGATGTGGAGGTTTATCCTAAGGCATTTGATATGCTTGCCGAGCATATCGCCTATATGCACATCAAAGATGCGAATTCCGTTGATCACGAGGTTGAACCAGCTGGGTCAGGGGATGGCCAGGTGGCTTTAGTTTTAGAGCAGCTTATCAAGCGAGGGTATCAAGGCTTTGCTTCATTGGAGCCGCATTTATCTGTGTTTACAGGTTTTGCCGAGCTGGAAAAAGCGGATGTCTCTGGATTAGCACAGGAAAGCGATCAAGTGAAGCTGTTTCATGTTGCTTCTGAAGCATTAAAAACAATACTTGTAGATCAATTGGAACAGGAGTGGGGCTAA
- a CDS encoding Gfo/Idh/MocA family protein codes for MNEVKLAVIGAGNIGTMHIGYLAAGRVQGCQLYAVCDHNPEKLEAVRKRYGETYLLYSSIEEVLLDDQVDAVFVATPHYDHPTIAIQALQAGKHVLIEKPAGVYTKKVQEMNEEAGKHPELSFGIMYNQRTNPMYQKARELVQNGALGELRRTNWIITTWYRSQSYYDSGGWRASWRGEGGGVLLNQDPHQLDLWQWICGMPQRVFGFASFGKRRAIEVEDEVTAYVEYENGATGIFMTSVSETPGTNRFEIVGSKGKLVIENEKMSFWQSTVDERTFNATYTGGFGEPEIWQIDLPVMYDNRDEHQKILQNFIDHIRTGKELLAPGCEGIAGLSISNAIHLSAWQECWVDLPIDSELYYEELKKRIATSQLREVEEKVLDTDATY; via the coding sequence ATGAACGAAGTAAAACTAGCTGTAATTGGCGCCGGTAATATCGGCACTATGCACATTGGCTACCTGGCTGCCGGTAGGGTACAAGGCTGCCAGCTTTATGCGGTTTGTGATCACAATCCTGAAAAGCTGGAAGCTGTTCGAAAGAGATATGGAGAAACATATCTCTTGTATTCTTCTATAGAGGAAGTGTTATTGGATGACCAAGTGGATGCAGTATTTGTTGCGACTCCTCACTATGACCACCCAACGATTGCCATTCAGGCACTGCAAGCAGGAAAGCATGTGCTAATCGAGAAACCTGCAGGGGTGTATACGAAAAAAGTACAGGAAATGAATGAAGAAGCGGGGAAACATCCAGAGCTGAGCTTCGGCATTATGTATAATCAACGGACGAATCCGATGTATCAAAAAGCACGTGAGCTTGTTCAAAATGGTGCGTTAGGTGAATTACGACGGACCAACTGGATTATTACGACTTGGTATCGGTCACAAAGCTATTATGATTCCGGCGGTTGGCGTGCGAGCTGGCGAGGAGAAGGTGGAGGTGTCCTGCTAAATCAAGACCCGCATCAACTGGACCTTTGGCAATGGATTTGCGGTATGCCGCAACGAGTGTTCGGGTTTGCTTCGTTTGGCAAGCGTCGTGCGATTGAAGTAGAAGATGAGGTAACGGCATATGTTGAATATGAAAACGGAGCGACGGGTATTTTTATGACCTCTGTATCAGAAACGCCAGGAACCAATCGTTTTGAGATTGTTGGTTCAAAAGGCAAACTTGTGATCGAAAATGAGAAAATGAGCTTCTGGCAGTCGACTGTTGATGAACGAACCTTTAATGCAACCTACACAGGTGGCTTTGGTGAGCCGGAAATCTGGCAGATCGATTTGCCTGTTATGTACGATAACAGAGATGAGCACCAAAAAATCCTTCAGAATTTTATCGACCATATTCGGACAGGAAAAGAGCTGTTGGCACCTGGCTGTGAGGGGATCGCTGGCTTAAGTATTTCAAATGCCATTCATCTATCTGCGTGGCAGGAATGTTGGGTTGATTTACCAATCGATAGTGAATTGTATTATGAGGAGTTGAAAAAACGCATCGCGACTTCTCAATTGAGGGAAGTCGAGGAGAAGGTATTGGATACTGATGCCACATATTAA
- a CDS encoding transcription repressor NadR, with protein MDGTQRRSEILNVLEVAETPVSAGKLAAKFVVSRQIIVGDVALLRAAGHEIVATARGYILERMEEAGVIRKIACQHQPSQTEDELSCIVSYGGEVLDVVVEHPIYGELTGNLRVRTKEDIKRFIASYKKSNASLLSELTGGIHLHTIRCENEEVLEQIKEALLKKGILYQG; from the coding sequence ATGGATGGAACGCAAAGACGTTCAGAAATTTTGAATGTATTGGAAGTTGCTGAAACGCCTGTCAGTGCTGGAAAACTGGCCGCGAAGTTCGTAGTCAGTCGTCAAATTATTGTCGGAGATGTTGCTTTACTGCGAGCGGCAGGTCATGAGATCGTGGCGACTGCTAGAGGGTATATATTGGAGCGTATGGAAGAAGCTGGGGTTATTCGAAAAATCGCTTGTCAGCACCAACCAAGTCAAACAGAGGATGAGCTTTCCTGCATTGTTTCCTACGGAGGCGAGGTGCTTGATGTGGTCGTGGAACATCCAATTTATGGGGAATTGACAGGGAATCTCAGAGTTCGGACGAAAGAAGATATCAAACGATTTATCGCATCGTATAAAAAGAGTAACGCTTCGTTGTTGTCTGAATTAACGGGTGGTATCCATCTTCACACGATTCGTTGTGAGAATGAAGAGGTGTTGGAGCAGATTAAAGAGGCCTTACTAAAAAAAGGAATTCTATACCAAGGCTAA
- a CDS encoding GyrI-like domain-containing protein: MTRISRLTVKEMPEKQLVTIRRTIDFFAEYSEMMGEVLQKIDKVLTASKLLPASGPIVCFHNVDLAALDVEIGMEIAFPIVLKESEVQYKTIPACKIALTIDQGPYEEQDPTLEALMAWINEQGYSMAGGIYYHYLNDEEQLPKDYLTEMYIPINMKE, translated from the coding sequence ATGACTAGAATCTCAAGGCTTACTGTAAAAGAAATGCCTGAAAAGCAGCTAGTAACTATTCGAAGAACCATTGACTTTTTTGCAGAGTATTCGGAAATGATGGGCGAGGTATTGCAGAAGATCGACAAGGTTCTGACTGCTAGTAAGCTACTTCCAGCAAGTGGACCAATCGTCTGCTTTCACAATGTAGATTTGGCAGCATTAGATGTGGAAATAGGTATGGAGATAGCTTTTCCCATAGTTTTGAAAGAGTCGGAGGTACAATATAAAACTATTCCTGCTTGCAAGATTGCGCTGACGATTGACCAAGGACCTTACGAAGAGCAAGACCCGACGCTGGAAGCATTGATGGCATGGATCAATGAGCAGGGATATTCAATGGCAGGTGGGATTTACTACCATTATCTAAATGATGAAGAGCAGTTGCCGAAGGACTATCTGACTGAAATGTATATTCCTATCAACATGAAAGAATAG
- a CDS encoding carbohydrate ABC transporter permease encodes MDKTVQKNSQHEVKKKLIVFLKYAVLTIGALIMLYPILWLFGASFKSNTEIFRSIWFWPESFDFSAYIEGWKTSSQYTFTTYFLNSFLIVIPKVLLTLVSCTLAAYGFSRFDFPWKRILFPIMIGTLFLPGIVTRIPLYIFWRNMGLLDTYIPLIANSAFACDTFFVYMLVQFFRSIPRELDEAARIDGCSSFMTLIKVLVPILKPSLITAALFQFIWTFTDFQGPLIYISSVEKYPVSIALRMAMDTTSADFNWNRTIAMSIIGLIPSLLVYFSAQKHFIGGSTAGGVKG; translated from the coding sequence ATGGATAAAACAGTTCAGAAAAACAGCCAACATGAAGTGAAAAAGAAACTGATTGTTTTTCTAAAATATGCCGTTCTGACGATCGGAGCGTTAATTATGCTTTATCCGATTCTCTGGTTGTTTGGGGCATCATTTAAGAGTAATACTGAAATTTTTCGTTCTATTTGGTTTTGGCCGGAATCCTTTGATTTCAGTGCCTATATAGAAGGTTGGAAGACCTCTAGTCAATATACATTTACAACGTACTTTCTCAATTCATTTCTGATTGTGATTCCTAAGGTGCTTTTGACTCTTGTCTCGTGTACGTTAGCAGCCTATGGATTTTCCAGATTTGATTTTCCCTGGAAACGAATTCTTTTTCCGATCATGATTGGTACGTTGTTTCTACCGGGAATTGTGACACGGATTCCATTGTATATTTTTTGGCGTAACATGGGACTGTTGGATACCTACATCCCGTTGATTGCCAATTCGGCGTTCGCTTGCGACACATTCTTTGTTTATATGCTGGTTCAGTTTTTCCGTTCAATTCCACGTGAGCTGGACGAAGCAGCACGAATCGATGGGTGTAGCTCGTTTATGACGCTGATTAAGGTGTTGGTTCCTATTCTTAAACCATCCTTGATTACAGCAGCGCTCTTCCAATTTATTTGGACGTTTACTGATTTTCAAGGACCATTGATCTATATTTCTTCGGTGGAAAAGTATCCGGTATCGATTGCGTTGCGTATGGCTATGGATACGACATCTGCTGATTTTAACTGGAATCGAACGATTGCGATGTCGATTATCGGGTTAATCCCGTCATTGCTTGTCTATTTTTCAGCACAAAAACATTTTATTGGCGGCTCAACGGCTGGCGGTGTCAAGGGCTAA
- a CDS encoding carbohydrate ABC transporter permease, translated as MNKNKYIGLLYLAPWVIGLCFFVIYPFAMSLYYSFTDYSMLNEAQFVGIANYKKMFFDDPIFWSSLKATIKFVFLTVPLKMIFALFIAYIMNAKLKGIGFFRTAYYVPSVLGANVAIAVLWQFLFKGDGLINMFLNSLGLEGVGWFSSTGGAMATIVILRVWQFGSAMVIFLNALAEIPEELYEAAAIDGASKFRQFFSVTLPQLTPIIFFNLILQLVQAFQEFDGPFLITNGGPMRSTYLLPMYIYDSAFKTFNMGYSSALSWILFVLIMIFTAVLFKSSKRWVFYADGGK; from the coding sequence ATGAATAAAAATAAATATATCGGCCTGCTTTATTTGGCTCCGTGGGTAATAGGTTTGTGTTTTTTTGTAATCTATCCTTTTGCGATGTCGTTGTACTATAGCTTTACAGATTATTCTATGCTGAACGAGGCACAATTTGTTGGCATCGCAAACTATAAAAAAATGTTTTTTGATGATCCGATATTCTGGTCGTCGTTGAAGGCTACAATCAAATTTGTATTTTTAACTGTTCCTCTAAAAATGATTTTTGCGTTATTCATTGCGTATATCATGAATGCGAAATTAAAAGGAATTGGTTTTTTCAGAACAGCTTACTATGTCCCATCGGTATTGGGTGCCAACGTGGCGATTGCTGTACTTTGGCAGTTCTTGTTCAAAGGAGACGGCTTGATCAATATGTTCCTTAACAGTCTGGGGCTTGAGGGAGTTGGCTGGTTTTCCAGCACAGGTGGAGCTATGGCAACGATCGTCATTCTTAGAGTTTGGCAGTTTGGGTCCGCGATGGTGATTTTTCTAAATGCTCTGGCAGAGATTCCGGAGGAGTTGTATGAAGCTGCAGCAATCGATGGGGCTTCCAAATTCCGACAGTTCTTTTCTGTGACGCTACCTCAACTGACACCCATCATCTTTTTCAATTTGATTTTACAGTTAGTTCAGGCATTTCAAGAGTTTGATGGACCATTTTTGATTACGAACGGAGGACCGATGAGGTCGACTTATTTACTGCCCATGTACATCTACGACAGTGCATTCAAGACGTTTAATATGGGCTATTCCAGTGCGTTGTCTTGGATTCTGTTTGTATTGATCATGATCTTTACGGCAGTTCTGTTCAAAAGTTCAAAACGCTGGGTATTCTATGCGGATGGAGGGAAATAG
- a CDS encoding class II aldolase/adducin family protein, translated as MLYQSEREELCKITKNIYQRYGTNAAGGNISVRLNEEHIIMTPTLMSQNHLCDLSPYQILVVDMNETIVEGYGRLTREINMHMACYRENRKIGCVLHGHARESMVFASQGMDMPNLTEATQKFGKIPCLRFAPACSSELAEIVTEHVNSLGEDVLSKAMLLNKHGVLVLEETLHKANDMLERLEYNAYVAYKALLFDKLGIQPIESGEYAYNVEE; from the coding sequence ATGCTATATCAATCAGAACGAGAAGAGTTATGTAAGATTACGAAAAATATTTATCAGCGGTATGGAACGAATGCTGCTGGAGGAAATATCAGTGTGCGTTTGAATGAGGAACATATCATCATGACTCCGACATTGATGTCACAGAATCACCTATGTGACCTTTCGCCGTATCAAATTTTAGTCGTTGATATGAATGAAACGATTGTTGAAGGATACGGTAGACTGACTAGAGAAATCAATATGCACATGGCTTGTTATCGAGAAAACCGCAAGATCGGCTGTGTTCTGCATGGGCATGCGAGAGAATCGATGGTTTTTGCTTCTCAGGGAATGGACATGCCGAACCTGACAGAAGCAACCCAAAAATTCGGAAAGATTCCGTGTCTGCGATTTGCTCCGGCCTGTTCCTCCGAGCTCGCTGAAATCGTGACAGAGCATGTCAACAGCTTGGGAGAGGATGTACTATCAAAGGCGATGCTGCTGAACAAGCACGGAGTTTTGGTACTTGAAGAAACACTCCATAAGGCGAACGATATGTTGGAACGTCTGGAATATAATGCCTATGTTGCATACAAAGCACTGCTGTTTGACAAACTAGGCATTCAGCCCATTGAATCTGGTGAGTATGCTTACAACGTAGAAGAGTAA
- a CDS encoding ArsR/SmtB family transcription factor: protein MELSLNEDSLQVYKALASDTRLHILNLISEKALTVSELARLTGFSKAIISRHMKILEDAQLVHLGSKENYSADNRKKTYVLSVDRIEIEFPNKIYLPYKKKVNEIKLGYYSDFSVQPTCGLADSKKIIGSLDDPRSFVSNERVNASLLWFADGFVEYVIPNDLDAHQCPELLEISLEISSEFPESNNNWPSDISFFINDIHAGTWTLPGNYSDVRGKYTPSWWESHLSQYGLLKHLRITNEDTGMDGKKISDVTLNDLKLNDSPFIKLRIGIEPSAVNKGGLTIFGDSFGNHPQNILSTLYYSEKNNHLS from the coding sequence ATGGAATTGTCATTGAACGAAGATTCGTTGCAGGTGTATAAAGCACTTGCTTCCGATACACGCCTACATATTTTAAATCTAATTTCTGAAAAAGCTTTGACAGTCAGTGAGCTGGCTCGGTTAACCGGATTTAGTAAAGCCATTATCTCTCGCCACATGAAAATCCTTGAAGATGCCCAGCTTGTACATTTAGGTAGTAAGGAAAATTATTCTGCTGACAACAGGAAGAAAACCTATGTCCTAAGCGTAGATAGAATAGAGATCGAATTTCCAAATAAAATTTATTTGCCCTACAAGAAAAAAGTCAATGAAATCAAGCTTGGCTATTATTCTGACTTCTCGGTTCAGCCAACCTGCGGACTCGCTGACAGCAAAAAAATTATTGGCTCCTTGGATGATCCGCGCAGCTTTGTATCAAATGAACGTGTAAATGCTTCTTTGCTTTGGTTTGCTGACGGCTTTGTCGAATATGTTATTCCAAATGATCTAGATGCGCATCAGTGTCCTGAGCTACTGGAGATTTCTTTAGAAATTTCCTCGGAATTCCCTGAATCAAATAACAACTGGCCTAGTGATATCTCATTTTTTATCAACGACATTCACGCCGGAACCTGGACTCTACCGGGTAACTATTCTGATGTGCGAGGAAAATATACACCGAGCTGGTGGGAAAGTCACCTTAGTCAATACGGCTTGTTGAAGCACTTGAGAATTACTAATGAGGACACAGGGATGGATGGAAAAAAGATCTCCGATGTCACCCTAAATGACTTAAAGCTAAATGATTCTCCCTTTATCAAACTACGAATCGGGATAGAACCATCTGCGGTCAATAAGGGCGGCTTGACCATCTTCGGTGACTCCTTTGGAAACCATCCACAAAATATTCTCTCGACACTTTATTATTCTGAAAAGAACAACCATTTAAGTTGA
- a CDS encoding ABC transporter substrate-binding protein, with amino-acid sequence MKFKKMFTVLGVISLSVALLAACGKKEAASGGTEEIRISWWGGDSRNEAVQEAIKKFEEENPKIKVKAEFGGYAGYQEKITTQLSGGTAPDVIRLDSMWLDQYQNQLTDINELGDDIGLDNFNKESLEPVSINGKLLGLPLSTNYRTLYYNKTVLDEYGIEPPESWEDLIAMREKLPEDVYPVWSGFSTKYVTPLVFFSILAQQTGKPLADENNKLLYTEKEFKNALQFYADLVEQKVITSKKLIDNSGMVDGAPAPPLVEGKWVTFFEFTANINTINNQLAESGYEMAMAGFPSMEGEKSTGVWTKPSMVYAIPESSKKKEAAAKLIDYLMNSEEANKIQKLENGVPDSQSGKATLEAEDLITPMVTETIALGEEKVDTSLNTMFKWDRARLNDMAADVITQLDYEKISVEEAAAQFYKAFKEEEATFTE; translated from the coding sequence ATGAAGTTCAAAAAAATGTTTACGGTTTTAGGTGTTATCTCACTGAGTGTGGCTTTATTAGCTGCGTGTGGGAAAAAAGAGGCAGCCTCTGGAGGAACAGAAGAAATTCGTATCAGCTGGTGGGGCGGAGATAGTAGAAATGAAGCTGTTCAAGAAGCAATCAAAAAATTTGAGGAAGAGAATCCCAAAATTAAGGTCAAAGCGGAATTTGGTGGTTATGCGGGTTATCAAGAAAAAATCACTACTCAGCTTTCTGGTGGAACAGCACCGGATGTCATACGCTTGGATTCAATGTGGTTAGATCAATACCAAAACCAGCTAACAGATATCAACGAACTAGGAGATGACATTGGCTTAGATAATTTTAATAAGGAATCCTTGGAACCCGTGTCAATTAATGGAAAACTATTAGGACTGCCATTATCTACGAATTACCGTACTTTGTATTACAACAAAACAGTTTTAGACGAATATGGTATTGAACCACCTGAAAGCTGGGAAGACTTGATTGCAATGAGAGAGAAGCTGCCGGAGGATGTATATCCGGTTTGGAGCGGATTCAGTACGAAGTATGTGACCCCTCTTGTTTTCTTCTCAATACTTGCGCAACAAACTGGAAAACCTTTAGCAGATGAAAACAATAAATTATTATACACAGAGAAGGAGTTCAAAAATGCGCTACAATTTTATGCGGACTTGGTTGAACAAAAGGTCATCACTTCCAAGAAGCTGATCGATAACTCCGGTATGGTCGATGGTGCACCGGCGCCCCCTCTTGTTGAAGGAAAATGGGTAACCTTCTTTGAGTTCACAGCGAATATCAATACAATCAATAATCAGCTTGCTGAGTCAGGATACGAGATGGCTATGGCTGGATTTCCATCGATGGAAGGTGAAAAATCTACCGGAGTCTGGACAAAACCGTCAATGGTTTATGCTATTCCAGAAAGCAGCAAGAAGAAAGAGGCGGCTGCAAAGCTGATCGATTATCTGATGAATAGTGAAGAAGCCAATAAAATTCAAAAGTTGGAAAATGGTGTGCCGGACAGTCAATCAGGCAAAGCTACATTGGAAGCAGAAGATTTGATTACACCAATGGTTACAGAAACGATTGCATTAGGAGAAGAAAAGGTTGATACCAGTCTAAATACGATGTTCAAGTGGGACCGTGCTCGGTTGAATGACATGGCTGCGGATGTTATCACGCAATTAGATTACGAGAAAATTTCAGTTGAAGAAGCTGCAGCTCAATTTTATAAGGCATTTAAAGAGGAAGAAGCAACATTTACAGAATAG
- a CDS encoding 1-phosphofructokinase family hexose kinase, translating to MIYTITLNPAIDRLLFLEKTLTKRKTNRASKVTYDIGGKGTHGSFAMTRLGVPNLALGFAGERNFETFERILSQKEITHSFIQIPDGQTRESIVAIEPGNQGTTMLTEPSFFVQNAEKKQLLQFLEDRLTSEDLVLIAGSMPENFLLSDLKEMIQMVKEKQAFIACDLSGDALLQVVQLGVDFIKPNEFEMAELLNGKVGSEKEALALLAQEITCIVASKGEQGSICYYEGKQYQVIAPIVNEVNDTGAGDCFVGAFLAEFYQSRDIRQALRMGSACAASKVQYEDSSYFDPKEAKSLMAEVQIIEH from the coding sequence ATGATCTATACAATCACATTGAATCCGGCAATTGATCGCTTGTTGTTTCTTGAGAAGACATTGACGAAAAGAAAGACGAATCGTGCGTCAAAGGTGACCTATGATATTGGAGGTAAAGGAACGCATGGTTCCTTTGCCATGACAAGATTAGGTGTCCCAAATCTGGCGCTAGGGTTTGCGGGAGAGAGAAACTTTGAGACGTTTGAACGGATATTGAGTCAAAAGGAAATTACGCACTCTTTTATTCAAATACCTGATGGACAAACCCGAGAGTCGATCGTTGCGATTGAACCTGGAAATCAAGGAACAACTATGCTGACGGAACCAAGTTTTTTCGTTCAAAATGCAGAAAAGAAGCAGCTGCTCCAGTTTCTGGAAGATAGACTGACATCAGAGGATCTGGTGTTGATTGCAGGCTCGATGCCGGAAAATTTTTTGCTGAGTGACTTAAAAGAAATGATACAGATGGTCAAAGAAAAACAAGCATTTATTGCTTGTGATCTGTCTGGCGATGCATTGCTTCAAGTAGTTCAGCTGGGTGTGGATTTTATCAAGCCTAACGAGTTTGAAATGGCTGAGCTACTGAACGGAAAAGTAGGTTCAGAGAAGGAAGCTTTAGCACTTTTGGCGCAAGAAATCACCTGTATTGTTGCGTCAAAAGGAGAGCAGGGGAGTATTTGTTATTACGAAGGAAAACAGTATCAGGTTATTGCACCTATAGTAAATGAGGTCAATGATACCGGAGCAGGTGACTGTTTTGTAGGTGCGTTTCTGGCAGAATTTTACCAGAGCAGGGATATCCGACAAGCTCTTCGAATGGGAAGTGCCTGTGCCGCTAGCAAGGTCCAATATGAGGACAGTTCTTATTTTGATCCAAAGGAAGCAAAAAGTTTGATGGCAGAAGTACAGATTATTGAACACTAA